A single genomic interval of Suncus etruscus isolate mSunEtr1 chromosome 10, mSunEtr1.pri.cur, whole genome shotgun sequence harbors:
- the NPBWR1 gene encoding neuropeptides B/W receptor type 1 has protein sequence MHNASSLGFTNNRSCGSLPLGCSNASLRWDAPPPPPPLPPSLAVAVPVVYGVICLVGLVGNSAVLYVLLRAPRMRTVTNLFILNLAIADALFTLVLPINIADSLLHRWPFGQLLCKLIVAIDQYNTFSSLYFLTVMSADRYLVVLATTESRQVAGRTYGAARVVSLGVWALVTLMVLPFVVFAQLDEEQGRPQCVLVFPQPEVLWWKVSRLYTLVLGFVIPVTTICVLYTTLLCRLRSIRLDNHAKALGRAKKRVTVLVVAIVAVCLLCWTPYHLSTVVALTTDLPQTPLVIAISYFITSLSYANSCFNPFLYAFLDDSFRKSFRQLLACRPPNA, from the coding sequence ATGCACAATGCGTCCTCCCTGGGGTTCACCAACAACAGGTCCTGCGGGTCCCTGCCTCTGGGATGCTCCAACGCATCCTTGCGCTGGGATgcgccccctcctcctcctccgctaCCTCCATCCTTGGCCGTGGCGGTGCCCGTAGTCTACGGGGTCATCTGCTTGGTGGGCTTGGTGGGCAACTCAGCAGTGCTCTACGTGCTCCTAAGAGCCCCACGCATGAGGACAGTCACCAACCTCTTCATCCTCAACCTGGCCATCGCAGATGCGCTCTTCACCCTTGTGCTGCCCATCAACATCGCAGACTCCTTGCTGCACCGCTGGCCCTTTGGGCAGCTCCTGTGCAAGCTCATCGTGGCCATCGACCAGTACAACACCTTCTCGAGCCTCTACTTCCTCACCGTCATGAGCGCGGACCGTTATCTGGTGGTCCTGGCCACCACTGAGTCACGCCAAGTGGCCGGGCGCACCTATGGCGCAGCTCGCGTGGTCAGCCTGGGAGTCTGGGCACTGGTGACACTCATGGTTCTGCCCTTCGTGGTGTTTGCCCAGCTGGACGAGGAGCAGGGCCGGCCACAGTGTGTGCTGGTTTTCCCCCAGCCCGAAGTCCTGTGGTGGAAGGTGAGTCGCCTCTACACCCTGGTACTTGGCTTTGTCATCCCGGTGACCACCATCTGCGTACTCTACACCACCCTGCTCTGCAGGCTGCGCTCCATCAGGCTGGACAATCATGCCAAGGCGCTGGGCCGTGCCAAGAAGAGGGTGACCGTCCTGGTGGTGGCCATCGTGGCTGTGTGCCTCCTTTGCTGGACGCCCTATCACCTGAGCACGGTCGTGGCACTCACCACCGACCTCCCGCAAACCCCACTCGTCATTGCCATCTCCTACTTCATCACCAGCTTGAGTTATGCCAACAGCTGCTTCAACCCCTTCCTCTACGCCTTCTTGGATGACAGTTTTCGCAAGAGCTTCCGACAGTTGCTGGCATGCCGACCCCCCAATGCCTGA